In Rhodospirillum rubrum ATCC 11170, a genomic segment contains:
- a CDS encoding FAD-dependent oxidoreductase — translation MRATPDDTGTPPSLATPIGLGFTFADLYADDGLERIDAAFLADLEASSPALAQELEDARSVPDALTTAAESALITALAPALDAFVGKLFAISPALDDSAARHRALEPLFSCKRLFVQRIACKRHRAAEAETFDGEALIEALTPLLGASPRDEDTFARRVTGWLTDEAANAAALDLAARFAAWAAQTQAGHEAFGGGILFHQPPTHDYAHLVPLAAETTEGVTHLALAGEERRERAGFDLTDRGCDLAHGLDEAHYCIYCHHQGNDSCAHGLRERKTGALLTNPLGREMLGCPLCERISEMNEIKAKGLPIGALAIITLDNPLCAGTGHRICNDCMVACIYQKQQHKPVDIPEIETRGLKDVLALPWGFEIYGLLTRWNPLNLQRPLPLPDSGRKVLVVGLGPAGYSLSHHLLNEGHWVLAVDGLKIEPLDPELSGVDALGNAVPFHPIRDINQIRERLGNRVMGGFGGVAEYGITVRWDKNFLTIIRLLLERRRNFSMIGGVRLGGTLTPDDAFALGFDHVALCMGAGKPTIVPMRNGLARGVRQASDFLMGLQLTGAARGDSVANLQLRLPVAVIGGGLTAVDACTEALAYYPVQVEKFLARYETLVAERGEAAVRAGWSAEDHEVASEFLDHARQIRAERALAEGEGRPARVLDLLRQWGGASLYYRRGLTDSPAYRNNHEEVAKALEEGITIAEHLSPLEVELDAYGHARALRLRHGQTGAEVSVAARAVIVAAGTVPNTVLARETGAIVLDGKYFRAVDANGRPVSPERRPKPNEPQVLLDARADGTGISFFGDLHPSYAGNVVTAMASAKQGYPVIGALMENRPPPKGDGAALLAAMNATLRPTVHAITRHTPTIVEITLHAPQAARRFRPGQFYRLQNFERQAARVDGTTLAMEGLALTGAWVDREAGLLSVIVLEMGGSSDLCAHLRLGEPVVLMGPTGSPTEIGAGETVLLAGGGLGNAVLFSIGKAMRAEGCKVLYFAGYKGLADRYRIDDIHAAADTIVWCCDETPGFVPERPGDFTVTGTIVDAMVAYAEGRLGTPPIALSEVDRVIAIGSDRMMRAIAEARHGVLAPHLNSRHVAIGSINSPMQCMMKEICGQCLQPLTDPQTGETRIVFTCFNQDLPLDEVDFPALAQRLGQNSLAEKLTRAWIDRCLRHLGKRGAPPDAPPPQARREPAGVA, via the coding sequence ATGCGCGCGACTCCCGACGACACAGGCACCCCCCCCAGCCTTGCCACGCCGATCGGCCTGGGCTTCACCTTCGCCGATCTCTATGCGGACGACGGGCTTGAACGGATCGACGCCGCCTTCCTTGCCGATCTGGAGGCCTCCAGCCCCGCCCTGGCCCAGGAACTGGAAGACGCCCGCTCGGTCCCCGACGCCCTGACCACGGCGGCCGAGAGCGCCTTGATCACCGCCCTGGCCCCGGCCCTTGACGCCTTCGTCGGCAAGCTGTTCGCCATCAGCCCGGCCCTCGACGACAGCGCCGCCCGCCACCGGGCGCTTGAGCCCTTGTTTTCGTGCAAGCGCCTGTTCGTCCAGCGCATCGCCTGTAAGCGCCACCGCGCCGCCGAGGCCGAGACCTTCGACGGCGAAGCCCTGATCGAGGCCCTGACGCCCCTGCTTGGCGCCTCGCCGCGCGATGAAGACACCTTCGCCCGTCGCGTGACGGGCTGGCTTACGGACGAGGCGGCCAATGCCGCCGCCCTTGATCTCGCCGCCCGTTTCGCCGCCTGGGCCGCCCAGACCCAAGCCGGCCACGAGGCCTTTGGCGGCGGGATCTTGTTCCACCAGCCCCCCACCCACGACTACGCCCACCTTGTGCCCTTGGCCGCCGAAACCACCGAGGGGGTCACCCACCTAGCCCTGGCCGGCGAAGAGCGGCGCGAGCGGGCCGGGTTTGATCTGACCGATCGCGGCTGCGATCTGGCCCATGGCCTGGACGAGGCCCATTACTGCATCTACTGCCATCACCAGGGCAATGACAGCTGCGCCCACGGTCTGCGCGAGCGCAAGACCGGGGCCTTGCTCACCAATCCGCTGGGCCGCGAGATGCTGGGCTGCCCCTTGTGCGAACGCATCTCGGAAATGAACGAGATCAAGGCCAAGGGATTGCCGATCGGCGCCCTGGCCATCATCACCCTTGATAACCCGCTGTGCGCGGGCACCGGCCACCGGATCTGCAACGACTGCATGGTGGCCTGCATCTATCAGAAGCAGCAGCACAAGCCCGTCGATATCCCCGAGATCGAAACCCGCGGCCTCAAGGATGTTCTCGCCCTGCCCTGGGGCTTCGAGATCTATGGCCTGCTCACCCGCTGGAACCCGCTTAATCTGCAACGCCCCCTGCCGTTGCCCGACAGCGGCCGCAAGGTGCTGGTCGTCGGCCTGGGCCCGGCCGGCTACAGCCTATCCCACCACCTGCTCAACGAGGGTCACTGGGTTCTGGCGGTCGACGGCCTGAAGATCGAACCGCTCGATCCCGAACTCTCGGGCGTCGACGCCCTGGGCAATGCGGTGCCCTTCCATCCGATCCGCGATATCAACCAGATCCGCGAGCGCCTGGGCAATCGGGTGATGGGCGGCTTCGGCGGTGTGGCCGAATACGGCATCACCGTGCGCTGGGACAAGAACTTCCTGACCATCATCCGCCTGCTGCTTGAACGCCGCCGCAATTTTTCGATGATCGGCGGCGTGCGCCTGGGTGGCACCCTGACCCCCGATGACGCCTTCGCGCTGGGCTTCGACCATGTCGCCCTGTGCATGGGGGCGGGCAAGCCAACCATCGTGCCGATGCGCAACGGTTTGGCCCGTGGCGTCCGTCAGGCCTCGGATTTCCTGATGGGCCTGCAGCTGACCGGCGCGGCGCGCGGCGATTCGGTGGCCAATCTGCAGCTGCGCCTGCCGGTGGCGGTGATCGGCGGCGGGCTGACCGCCGTTGACGCCTGTACCGAGGCCCTGGCTTATTACCCGGTCCAGGTCGAGAAGTTCCTGGCGCGCTACGAGACCCTGGTCGCCGAGCGCGGCGAAGCCGCCGTGCGCGCCGGCTGGAGCGCCGAGGATCACGAGGTGGCGAGCGAATTCCTCGACCACGCCCGCCAGATCCGCGCCGAACGGGCCCTGGCCGAGGGCGAGGGCCGGCCGGCCCGCGTCCTTGACCTGCTGCGCCAATGGGGTGGCGCCAGCCTCTATTACCGCCGGGGCCTGACCGACTCTCCGGCCTATCGCAACAACCACGAGGAGGTGGCGAAGGCCCTGGAAGAGGGCATTACCATCGCCGAGCACCTCTCCCCGCTCGAGGTCGAGCTCGACGCCTATGGCCATGCCCGGGCCCTGCGCCTGCGCCACGGCCAGACAGGGGCCGAGGTCAGCGTGGCCGCCCGCGCCGTCATCGTCGCCGCCGGCACGGTTCCCAATACGGTGCTGGCCCGCGAGACCGGGGCCATCGTTCTCGACGGCAAGTATTTCCGCGCCGTCGATGCCAACGGCCGGCCGGTCTCCCCCGAGCGCCGCCCCAAGCCCAACGAGCCCCAGGTGCTGCTGGACGCCCGCGCCGATGGCACCGGCATCAGCTTCTTTGGCGATCTCCATCCGTCCTATGCCGGCAATGTCGTGACCGCCATGGCCTCGGCCAAACAGGGTTACCCGGTGATCGGCGCCCTGATGGAAAACCGCCCGCCGCCCAAGGGCGATGGCGCGGCCCTGCTGGCGGCGATGAACGCCACGCTGCGCCCCACCGTCCATGCCATCACCCGCCATACCCCGACGATCGTCGAAATCACCTTGCACGCCCCCCAGGCGGCAAGGCGCTTCCGCCCCGGGCAGTTCTACCGCCTGCAGAACTTCGAGCGCCAAGCCGCGCGCGTCGATGGCACCACCCTGGCGATGGAGGGACTGGCGCTGACCGGGGCCTGGGTCGACCGCGAGGCCGGCTTGCTGTCGGTGATCGTGCTGGAAATGGGCGGATCCTCCGATCTCTGCGCCCATCTGCGCCTGGGCGAGCCGGTGGTGCTGATGGGGCCGACCGGATCGCCCACCGAAATCGGCGCCGGCGAAACCGTGCTGCTGGCCGGTGGCGGGCTGGGCAACGCCGTGCTGTTCTCGATCGGCAAGGCGATGCGGGCGGAGGGGTGCAAGGTTCTGTATTTCGCCGGCTACAAGGGGCTGGCCGACCGCTACCGCATCGACGATATCCATGCCGCCGCCGACACCATCGTTTGGTGCTGCGACGAGACGCCGGGCTTCGTGCCCGAGCGCCCCGGTGATTTCACCGTCACCGGCACCATCGTCGACGCCATGGTCGCCTATGCCGAGGGCCGGTTGGGAACGCCGCCGATCGCCCTGTCCGAGGTCGACCGGGTGATCGCCATCGGCTCGGACCGCATGATGCGGGCCATCGCCGAAGCCCGCCATGGCGTGCTGGCCCCCCACCTCAATTCCCGCCACGTCGCCATCGGCTCGATCAATTCGCCGATGCAATGCATGATGAAGGAAATCTGCGGCCAGTGCCTTCAGCCGCTCACCGATCCGCAAACCGGCGAGACCCGCATCGTCTTCACCTGCTTCAACCAGGACTTGCCTTTGGACGAGGTCGATTTCCCGGCCCTGGCCCAGCGCCTGGGGCAAAACAGCCTTGCCGAGAAGCTGACCCGCGCCTGGATCGACCGATGTTTGCGCCACCTGGGCAAACGCGGCGCCCCCCCGGACGCCCCGCCCCCCCAGGCCCGGCGCGAACCCGCCGGCGTCGCCTGA
- the tldD gene encoding metalloprotease TldD, with translation MSDTITTDALFFGAGGLDRAETARMVDHALDGSDDGELFLEYRQSESFSLDDGRIRGASFDTTQGFGLRAVSGEAVGFAHASTLDQGALKRAVETVRAVRGGASGTVALPPAATNRALYTPDNPLDRIDFTTKVETLSAIDAHARSRDPKVVQVMASLTGSWQAVRILGAGGRDVSDLRPLVRLNVSVVVEGANGRRETGSHGLGGRVGYDGLLEESTWKAAVEEALRQALVNLESIDAPAGEMPVVLGPGWPGILLHEAIGHGLEGDGNRKGTSAFSEGLGKRVAAPGVTIVDDGTIADRRGSLSIDDEGTPTARTVIIEDGILTGYLQDRLNARLMGMKPTGNGRRQSYAHHPLPRMTNTFMLAGADDPAAILGSVKRGLYAVNFGGGQVDTTSGKFVFSASEAYLIENGRIGAPVKGATLIGNGPDVLTRVSMVGNDLALDPGIGTCGKEGQGVPVGVGQPTLKVDSLTVGGTAVAA, from the coding sequence ATGTCCGATACCATCACCACCGACGCCTTGTTCTTTGGGGCGGGCGGGCTTGACCGGGCGGAAACCGCCCGCATGGTCGATCACGCCCTTGATGGCAGCGATGACGGCGAATTGTTCCTGGAATATCGCCAGAGCGAAAGCTTTTCCCTCGATGACGGCCGCATTCGCGGCGCCAGCTTCGATACCACCCAGGGGTTCGGCCTGCGCGCCGTCAGCGGCGAGGCGGTGGGCTTCGCCCATGCCAGCACCCTTGATCAGGGCGCCTTGAAGCGGGCGGTGGAGACCGTGCGCGCCGTGCGCGGCGGCGCCTCGGGAACGGTGGCCCTGCCGCCCGCCGCCACCAACCGGGCGCTCTACACCCCCGACAACCCGCTTGATCGCATCGATTTCACCACCAAGGTCGAAACCCTGTCGGCCATCGACGCCCATGCCCGCTCGCGCGATCCCAAGGTGGTGCAGGTCATGGCCTCGCTGACCGGCTCGTGGCAGGCCGTGCGCATTCTGGGGGCGGGCGGGCGTGACGTCTCGGATCTGCGGCCGCTGGTCCGTCTCAATGTCTCGGTGGTGGTCGAAGGCGCCAACGGCCGGCGCGAGACCGGCTCGCACGGCCTGGGCGGCCGGGTCGGCTATGACGGCCTGCTTGAGGAGAGCACCTGGAAGGCCGCCGTCGAGGAGGCCCTGCGTCAGGCCCTGGTCAATCTCGAGTCCATCGATGCCCCGGCCGGCGAGATGCCGGTGGTTCTCGGGCCGGGCTGGCCGGGCATCCTGTTACACGAAGCCATCGGCCATGGGCTTGAAGGCGACGGCAACCGCAAGGGTACCTCGGCCTTTTCCGAAGGGTTGGGCAAGCGGGTGGCCGCGCCCGGCGTGACCATCGTCGATGACGGCACCATCGCCGATCGTCGCGGCTCGCTGTCGATCGATGACGAGGGCACGCCGACGGCGCGCACGGTGATCATCGAAGACGGCATCCTGACGGGCTATCTGCAAGACCGCCTGAACGCCCGGTTGATGGGGATGAAGCCGACGGGCAACGGCCGGCGCCAGTCCTATGCCCACCACCCGCTGCCGCGCATGACCAATACCTTCATGCTGGCCGGCGCCGATGATCCGGCGGCGATCCTCGGCTCGGTCAAGCGCGGGCTTTATGCGGTGAACTTCGGTGGCGGACAGGTCGACACCACTTCCGGCAAGTTCGTCTTCAGCGCGTCGGAAGCCTATCTGATCGAAAACGGCCGCATCGGCGCCCCGGTCAAGGGAGCGACGCTGATCGGCAATGGTCCCGATGTTCTGACCCGGGTGTCGATGGTCGGCAATGATCTGGCCCTTGATCCCGGCATCGGCACCTGTGGCAAGGAAGGCCAGGGCGTGCCCGTCGGCGTCGGTCAGCCGACCCTGAAGGTCGACAGCCTGACGGTCGGCGGCACGGCGGTCGCCGCCTGA
- a CDS encoding HAMP domain-containing methyl-accepting chemotaxis protein produces the protein MLKNISIKVRLYAGFFLVLALMGGVGLVSYSIFTSSNDKFDEFSEASEVALSALQLNRLVQSFDTDVSKYLDTASSEAAARLHQDQITVQQAISAFGALVAGTPQQEAAERIAEAYRKHEDALKPAIGLVGQRVDLISTSLLPAAEGLVEWAVDVRDKAFEAGDAPTAQHASKVIENMLRARVAADGYLSDGSEEQFNAIWEALFAVTENLDGIPTAAQVQDLYGQYEEALNTLSGILGEITTMETALRDAGAAITREGENVKDAALARQQIIRDATRSQLGNASSLVVWSNLVILLLGLALAGFIGRGISKPLGAMTAALKKLSEGDSETTIPGLGRGDELGAMAHAAQVFKEYNHKMEALRRDQVEAQKQAEADRHSAIRKLADDLENTVSGVIGVIGASAGQMEASARSMSVTAEDTARRAGDVSTITDSATHDVEEVAASAEELNASISEISRQVHHSSTISRDAVERASKASHRVSDLKDAAERIGEVVALITDIADQTNLLALNATIEAARAGDAGKGFAVVANEVKSLANQTSRATDEIGKQIGAVQLATNEAVAAISGIVTVIGEMDQVSAAVAAAIEEQDAATRTIAQSTQRAASGTQQASSTMGNVTQAAANTGTAATEVLAAAGELTRQASELRTQVARFLAHIRKGGESA, from the coding sequence ATGCTCAAGAACATTTCGATCAAGGTTCGTCTATACGCCGGTTTTTTTCTCGTCCTGGCCCTGATGGGGGGCGTCGGACTGGTGTCTTATTCAATCTTCACCAGTTCGAACGACAAATTCGACGAGTTCTCCGAAGCATCGGAAGTGGCGCTCTCGGCCCTTCAATTGAACCGCTTGGTTCAATCCTTCGACACCGACGTATCGAAATATCTCGATACGGCCTCGTCCGAGGCCGCGGCGCGCTTGCACCAGGATCAGATCACCGTCCAGCAAGCCATCTCGGCCTTTGGCGCCCTCGTTGCCGGCACGCCCCAGCAGGAGGCGGCCGAACGCATCGCCGAGGCGTATCGCAAACATGAAGACGCCCTGAAGCCGGCGATCGGACTGGTCGGCCAGCGCGTCGATCTAATCTCGACCTCGCTGCTGCCCGCCGCCGAAGGTCTGGTGGAGTGGGCCGTCGATGTCCGCGACAAGGCCTTCGAGGCCGGCGACGCCCCCACCGCCCAACATGCGTCCAAGGTCATCGAGAACATGTTGCGCGCCCGGGTGGCGGCCGACGGCTATCTGTCGGACGGCTCGGAAGAGCAGTTCAACGCCATCTGGGAAGCGCTGTTCGCCGTCACCGAAAACCTTGATGGCATCCCCACCGCCGCCCAGGTCCAGGACCTTTATGGGCAGTACGAGGAGGCGCTGAATACCCTTTCGGGGATTCTGGGCGAAATCACCACGATGGAAACCGCCCTGCGCGACGCCGGGGCGGCGATCACCCGCGAGGGCGAGAACGTCAAGGACGCGGCGCTGGCCCGCCAGCAGATCATCCGCGACGCCACCCGCAGCCAGCTTGGCAACGCCAGTTCGCTGGTCGTCTGGTCCAATCTGGTGATCTTGCTGCTTGGTCTGGCCCTGGCCGGCTTTATCGGCCGCGGCATCAGCAAGCCGCTGGGCGCAATGACCGCCGCCCTCAAGAAGCTTTCCGAGGGGGATAGCGAGACCACCATCCCCGGCCTTGGCCGGGGCGACGAATTGGGCGCCATGGCCCATGCCGCCCAGGTGTTCAAGGAATACAACCACAAGATGGAGGCCCTGCGCCGCGATCAGGTCGAGGCGCAGAAACAGGCCGAGGCCGACCGCCATAGCGCCATCCGCAAGCTGGCCGACGACCTGGAAAACACCGTCTCGGGCGTCATCGGCGTCATCGGCGCCTCGGCCGGCCAGATGGAAGCCTCGGCCCGCTCGATGTCGGTCACCGCCGAGGATACGGCGCGACGGGCCGGTGACGTGTCGACCATCACCGATTCCGCCACCCACGATGTCGAGGAGGTCGCCGCCAGCGCCGAGGAGCTCAACGCCTCGATCAGCGAGATCAGCCGACAGGTCCACCATTCCTCGACGATTTCGCGCGATGCCGTCGAGCGAGCGTCGAAGGCCAGCCATCGGGTCTCCGACCTCAAGGACGCCGCCGAGCGCATCGGCGAGGTGGTGGCCCTGATCACCGATATCGCCGATCAGACCAACCTTCTGGCGCTCAACGCCACCATCGAAGCCGCCCGCGCCGGCGATGCCGGCAAGGGCTTCGCCGTGGTCGCCAATGAGGTCAAAAGCCTTGCCAACCAGACCTCGCGGGCGACCGACGAGATCGGCAAGCAGATCGGCGCCGTCCAGCTCGCCACCAACGAAGCGGTGGCGGCGATTTCGGGGATCGTCACGGTGATCGGCGAAATGGATCAGGTCTCGGCCGCCGTCGCCGCCGCCATCGAGGAACAGGACGCCGCGACCCGGACCATCGCCCAAAGCACCCAGCGCGCCGCGTCGGGCACCCAGCAGGCCAGCTCGACCATGGGCAATGTCACCCAGGCCGCCGCCAATACGGGCACCGCGGCGACGGAAGTGCTGGCCGCCGCCGGCGAGCTGACTCGTCAGGCCAGCGAACTGCGCACCCAGGTCGCCCGCTTCCTCGCCCATATCCGCAAGGGCGGCGAATCGGCGTAA
- a CDS encoding chorismate mutase, with the protein MTRPNTVSSYPAAKTARRCADMSEIRTEIDRLDRLIVPLLAERLNYVGQAAAYKPNRAEVVVHWRIEDVVTKVRALAVTENADPDTVERIYRGLIDASIAWEGRNYDRTRNDHR; encoded by the coding sequence GTGACCCGACCCAACACCGTTTCCTCCTATCCCGCGGCCAAGACCGCGCGCCGCTGCGCCGATATGAGCGAAATTCGCACCGAGATCGACCGCCTCGACCGGCTGATCGTCCCTTTGCTCGCCGAGCGGCTGAACTACGTCGGTCAGGCCGCCGCCTATAAGCCAAACCGGGCCGAGGTCGTCGTCCATTGGCGGATCGAGGACGTGGTGACCAAGGTCCGCGCCCTGGCGGTAACCGAGAACGCCGACCCCGATACAGTCGAAAGAATCTACCGTGGATTGATCGACGCCTCCATCGCCTGGGAGGGCCGAAATTACGACCGGACCCGGAACGACCACCGCTGA
- a CDS encoding glutamate--cysteine ligase, with product MSSLTDASILSAPLTRDDLVAHMAGGSRPKADWRIGTEHEKYAFTIADGRPLTYEGPHGVRALLEGLTRFGWSPVYEGETVIALTCPTMGSVTLEPGGQIELSGAQLETVHGTCCEVTTHHRNLKIVGGELGIGFLGIGFNPKWRREDISLMPKGRYKLMSEYMPKVGSLGLDMMLRTCTVQTNLDFGSEADMVRKFRVSLALQPIATALWANSPFTEGKPNGFLSYRSHIWTDTDPARTGILPFVFEDGMGFERYVDYLLDVPMYFVYREGRYIDATGQSFRDFMAGRLAALPGERPTIADWTDHMTVAFPEVRLKRYLEMRGADGGPWLRLCALPAFWVGLLYETASLDAAWDLVKDWTAEEHAQLRAQVPRLALKTPFRKGTLQDVALRALEISQAGLAARGRLNSKGRDETGFLDPLWTIARSGRTQAEDLLESFLTRWNGEIDPVFTECAY from the coding sequence ATGTCCTCCTTGACCGATGCCTCGATCCTTTCGGCGCCTTTGACCCGGGACGATCTGGTCGCCCATATGGCGGGCGGCAGCCGCCCAAAGGCCGATTGGCGCATCGGCACCGAACACGAGAAATACGCCTTCACCATCGCCGATGGCCGGCCCCTGACCTATGAGGGACCCCATGGCGTGCGCGCCCTGCTCGAGGGACTGACCCGCTTCGGCTGGAGCCCGGTCTATGAGGGCGAGACGGTGATCGCGCTGACCTGCCCGACCATGGGCTCGGTGACCCTGGAGCCCGGCGGTCAGATCGAGCTCTCGGGAGCGCAGCTGGAAACCGTGCATGGCACCTGCTGCGAGGTGACGACCCACCACCGCAACCTCAAGATCGTCGGCGGCGAGTTGGGCATCGGCTTCCTGGGTATCGGCTTCAATCCGAAATGGCGGCGCGAGGATATCTCGCTGATGCCCAAGGGCCGCTACAAGCTGATGTCGGAGTACATGCCCAAGGTCGGCTCGCTCGGCCTCGACATGATGCTGCGCACCTGCACGGTGCAAACCAATCTGGACTTCGGCAGCGAGGCCGACATGGTGCGGAAGTTCCGCGTCTCGCTCGCCCTTCAGCCGATCGCCACGGCGCTGTGGGCCAACAGCCCCTTCACCGAGGGCAAGCCCAACGGCTTTCTGTCCTATCGCAGCCATATCTGGACCGATACGGACCCGGCGCGCACCGGTATCTTGCCCTTCGTCTTCGAAGACGGCATGGGCTTCGAGCGGTATGTCGATTATCTGCTCGATGTGCCGATGTACTTCGTCTACCGCGAGGGCCGCTATATCGACGCCACCGGCCAGTCGTTCCGCGATTTCATGGCCGGCCGCCTGGCCGCCCTGCCCGGCGAGCGGCCGACGATCGCCGATTGGACCGACCATATGACCGTCGCCTTCCCCGAGGTGCGCCTCAAGCGCTATCTGGAAATGCGCGGCGCCGATGGCGGGCCGTGGCTGCGCCTGTGCGCCCTGCCCGCGTTCTGGGTCGGCCTGCTCTATGAAACCGCCTCGCTTGATGCCGCCTGGGATCTGGTCAAGGATTGGACGGCCGAGGAACACGCCCAATTGCGCGCCCAGGTGCCGCGACTGGCCCTCAAAACGCCGTTCCGCAAGGGCACCTTGCAAGACGTCGCCCTGCGCGCCCTGGAGATTTCCCAGGCCGGACTGGCGGCGCGCGGTCGCCTGAACAGCAAGGGCCGCGACGAGACCGGCTTCCTTGATCCCTTGTGGACCATCGCGCGCAGCGGCCGCACCCAGGCCGAAGACCTGCTCGAGTCCTTCCTGACCCGATGGAATGGCGAGATCGACCCCGTTTTCACCGAATGCGCCTATTAA
- a CDS encoding 16S rRNA (uracil(1498)-N(3))-methyltransferase has protein sequence MIAQPPRHRLYVDAPLAAGLDVRLDGAQAHYLRDVMRLGPGAAVALFNGRDGEWLATLDTLGKAGAQAVAQTLLRPQGDEDGPWLLFAPLKKEATDYLVEKAVELGCGALLPVMTRRTQSQKVRTDRLRAQVIGAAEQCERLTLPAVFEPRPLAKVLEDWPAERRLFVLAERRDALPAARAFAGARALKAALLVGPEGGLDDKDLDALLALPSSTPVGLGPRILRAETAAAAALAVWQAVAGDWETR, from the coding sequence ATGATTGCCCAACCCCCGCGCCACCGCCTGTATGTCGACGCCCCCCTGGCCGCCGGCCTTGATGTCCGCCTGGATGGCGCCCAGGCCCACTACCTGCGCGATGTGATGCGCCTGGGCCCCGGGGCGGCTGTCGCCCTGTTCAACGGCCGTGATGGCGAATGGCTGGCGACCCTCGACACCCTGGGCAAGGCCGGCGCCCAGGCGGTGGCGCAAACCCTTTTGCGCCCCCAGGGCGACGAGGACGGCCCGTGGCTGCTGTTCGCCCCGCTCAAGAAGGAAGCCACCGATTACCTTGTCGAAAAGGCGGTGGAACTGGGCTGCGGAGCCTTGCTGCCGGTGATGACCCGGCGCACCCAGTCGCAGAAGGTGCGCACCGACCGCCTGCGCGCCCAGGTGATCGGCGCCGCCGAGCAATGCGAGCGCCTGACTCTGCCCGCCGTCTTCGAGCCGCGCCCTTTGGCGAAGGTATTGGAGGACTGGCCGGCCGAGCGCCGGTTGTTCGTGCTGGCCGAGCGCCGCGACGCCCTTCCCGCCGCCCGGGCTTTCGCGGGCGCCCGCGCTCTAAAGGCCGCCCTTCTCGTCGGGCCGGAAGGTGGGCTTGATGACAAGGACCTTGACGCGCTGTTGGCCCTGCCCTCATCTACGCCCGTCGGCCTCGGCCCGCGCATCCTGCGCGCCGAGACGGCGGCGGCGGCGGCGCTCGCCGTCTGGCAGGCGGTCGCAGGGGATTGGGAGACCCGCTAA
- the ubiA gene encoding 4-hydroxybenzoate octaprenyltransferase, producing the protein MGASDTLIGDMPRDGWVDRMAPGVIRPYLKLMRLDRPIGTWLLLFPCWWSQSMAAQGWPDLWLAALFAAGALVMRGAGCTFNDIVDRDFDAQVARTAARPIPSGAVSRKKAVVFLGAQLLVGLAVLLSLNGFSIWLGVASLILVFGYPFMKRITYWPQAWLGLTFTYGALMGWAAVRGSLDPAPLLLYAACFFWTLHYDTIYAHQDKEDDLLVGVKSSALALGSNTRPALVVFSTLMMALVAAAGWQAGLSWPFWALLGLPAAHLAWQIWRVDIHDSPVCLMIFKSNRFVGWLLLAAIVAGRAPGGV; encoded by the coding sequence ATGGGCGCGAGCGACACGCTGATCGGCGATATGCCGCGGGATGGCTGGGTCGACCGGATGGCTCCGGGGGTGATCCGGCCTTATCTGAAACTGATGCGGCTTGATCGGCCGATCGGCACGTGGCTGCTGTTGTTTCCCTGCTGGTGGAGCCAGTCGATGGCCGCGCAGGGCTGGCCCGATCTGTGGCTGGCCGCCCTGTTCGCCGCCGGCGCTTTGGTCATGCGCGGCGCGGGCTGCACCTTCAACGATATCGTCGACCGGGATTTCGATGCCCAGGTGGCGCGCACCGCCGCCCGGCCGATTCCCAGCGGCGCCGTCAGTCGCAAAAAGGCGGTGGTCTTTCTGGGCGCGCAGTTGCTGGTCGGGCTGGCGGTGCTGCTCAGCCTCAACGGCTTTTCGATCTGGCTGGGCGTCGCCTCGTTGATCTTGGTCTTTGGTTATCCCTTCATGAAGCGCATCACCTACTGGCCGCAGGCGTGGCTGGGGCTGACCTTCACCTATGGGGCGCTGATGGGCTGGGCGGCGGTGCGCGGATCGCTTGATCCGGCGCCCTTGCTGCTCTATGCCGCCTGCTTCTTCTGGACCCTGCATTACGACACCATCTATGCCCATCAGGACAAAGAAGACGACCTGCTGGTCGGGGTGAAATCCTCGGCCCTGGCCCTGGGGTCGAACACCCGTCCGGCCCTGGTGGTGTTTTCCACCCTGATGATGGCGCTGGTCGCCGCCGCCGGCTGGCAGGCCGGCTTGTCCTGGCCGTTCTGGGCGCTGCTGGGTCTGCCCGCCGCCCATCTGGCTTGGCAGATCTGGCGGGTCGATATTCATGACTCGCCCGTCTGCCTTATGATCTTCAAGAGCAACCGGTTCGTCGGATGGCTCCTGC